The following is a genomic window from Sphingobacterium spiritivorum.
GGTAATGCACAGATCATAGAAGGAATTAAAGTAGACCGCTCAGGAATAGGGTACGTAGGGGCCGGATATATTTCTCAGGAGAGCGATACCGAACAACCTGTAAAGATCCTTAAAATAAAAAAAACACGACATGAAGCAGCGGTTTCACCACTGGACAAAGAAGCAATCAATACCCGTCAATATTACTTTCAGCGTCCGTTGTACCAGTTTGTTCTGGAAGAATCGTGGGAAAAGGTGAAACCCTTCATTGATTTCGAAAAAAGCGGGGATGGACAGGCTATCATCCGTTCATCCGGATATTACATTATTGAATAACGTCAACATATGAGATTTAAGAAAAGACTATTAATAGATCATTTGTTTAAGATCATCTTCAAATCTACAGGTTTCTTGGTTTTAGCGCTTTTAGGCGGGATTTTCTTCATGTTGATTTATAATGCATTTGCCTTTTTCGCAGATGTCAAACCTCTTGATTTTATAACGGGTATAGAGTGGAATCCTACAGCTCATGATCCTGCTTATGGAATCCTGCCGCTTATCGTCAGTACATCGCTTGTCTCTTTCGGTGCTATGGCGATAGCCATTCCGTTGGGTATCTGTACGGCAGCCTTTATTTCAGAATATGCCAGTGAGCGGGTGAAAAATATTTTAAAGCCTACCATCGAAATGCTGGCCGCTATTCCATCAGTAGTTATAGGTTTTCTCGGTATTGTGGTATTAGGTCCGGAAATCGCCTCACTAGCGGGACTCTCTAACGGTTTAAATGCACTGAACGGAGCTATCCTGCTGGCTATAATGGCATTACCAACTATTATTACGGTGTCAGAAGACGCTATACATGCCATTCCAAAGACGTATAAAGAGGCAAGCTATGCCATGGGTGCAAATAAATGGCAGACATTATTGAAAATCACGATTCCGGCGGCAGCA
Proteins encoded in this region:
- the pstC gene encoding phosphate ABC transporter permease subunit PstC, with amino-acid sequence MRFKKRLLIDHLFKIIFKSTGFLVLALLGGIFFMLIYNAFAFFADVKPLDFITGIEWNPTAHDPAYGILPLIVSTSLVSFGAMAIAIPLGICTAAFISEYASERVKNILKPTIEMLAAIPSVVIGFLGIVVLGPEIASLAGLSNGLNALNGAILLAIMALPTIITVSEDAIHAIPKTYKEASYAMGANKWQTLLKITIPAAAPGIIAAVMLGVGRAIGETMTVLMATGNASSFPTGFFDSMKTITATIAIEMGEVPYQTTHYFGLFAIATVLFFMTMIANLVGEFFINRFRKYHGV